The following coding sequences lie in one Phorcysia thermohydrogeniphila genomic window:
- the era gene encoding GTPase Era, with amino-acid sequence MEEQQKFKSGYVAILGRPNVGKSTLLNNFLGTKVAIVTDKPQTTRHRIVGVKHMKEGQIVFLDTPGIHKEKFELNRYMNEIAFGVVPDADVILFLIDARAGLTEADRKILEKIGEEKRKDSVVMVVINKIDGVPKEELLPLIDEIHKSFPFVSEIVPISATRGTNLDRLLDLIIKYLPEGPKYYEDHMITDMPLEQFVAEIIREKIMLLTRDEVPHATTVQVISIKPGDRNPDMLVIDADIIVERDSQKAIIIGKGGQKLKKIGILAREELEQLLGKKIYLRLWVKVKEDWRNRAEQLRGLGYTL; translated from the coding sequence TTGGAAGAGCAGCAGAAGTTTAAGTCGGGTTACGTTGCAATCCTTGGAAGGCCAAACGTTGGGAAATCAACTCTTCTCAACAACTTCCTTGGGACAAAGGTAGCCATCGTTACAGACAAGCCTCAAACGACAAGGCACAGGATTGTTGGCGTCAAACACATGAAAGAGGGTCAAATTGTCTTCTTAGATACACCCGGAATCCACAAGGAAAAGTTTGAGCTAAACCGTTACATGAACGAGATAGCCTTTGGCGTAGTACCCGACGCCGACGTAATACTCTTTTTAATTGACGCAAGGGCAGGACTCACAGAGGCCGACAGGAAGATACTTGAAAAGATTGGAGAGGAAAAGAGGAAAGACTCCGTCGTTATGGTGGTCATAAACAAGATTGACGGAGTTCCAAAGGAGGAGCTCCTCCCGCTCATAGATGAGATTCACAAGAGCTTCCCATTTGTAAGCGAGATAGTCCCCATCTCTGCAACGAGGGGAACAAACCTTGACAGGCTCCTTGACCTTATCATCAAGTACCTCCCAGAAGGTCCAAAGTACTACGAAGACCACATGATTACCGACATGCCCCTTGAGCAGTTCGTTGCAGAGATAATCAGGGAAAAAATCATGCTCTTAACCCGGGATGAAGTCCCCCACGCAACGACTGTTCAGGTAATAAGCATAAAGCCGGGAGATAGAAACCCGGATATGCTTGTAATTGACGCCGACATCATCGTAGAGAGGGATTCACAGAAGGCGATAATCATCGGTAAAGGTGGACAGAAGCTAAAGAAGATAGGAATACTTGCAAGGGAAGAGCTTGAGCAGCTCCTCGGCAAGAAGATATACCTTAGGCTCTGGGTGAAGGTGAAGGAGGACTGGAGGAACAGGGCTGAACAGCTTAGGGGTCTTGGATATACGCTTTAA
- the deoC gene encoding deoxyribose-phosphate aldolase, translating into MTKAILSKIDYSVLKATVTPEKILEAAEETKKYGFATLCVFPKHIPVAREILPTERVCTVIGFPLSAVPTEIKLKEVELSLERGAGELDVVVDLSAVKEGDWARVEDELAKIRKLANGCILKLIFECCYLTEEEKRALCKLAVETGWDYLKTSTGYGSYGATTEDVELLVSCARSKAKVKAAGGIRTLQDAKKFIELGADRIGTSSATRIAEEVLHSREV; encoded by the coding sequence ATGACAAAAGCGATTCTATCTAAGATAGACTATTCCGTCCTGAAGGCCACTGTAACTCCTGAGAAAATCTTAGAAGCTGCTGAGGAGACAAAGAAGTACGGCTTCGCCACCCTCTGTGTATTTCCCAAGCACATTCCAGTTGCAAGGGAAATACTTCCAACGGAAAGGGTTTGCACGGTAATAGGTTTCCCCCTCTCGGCAGTTCCAACAGAGATTAAACTAAAAGAGGTAGAACTTTCCCTTGAAAGGGGAGCAGGAGAGCTTGACGTAGTAGTGGACCTATCCGCCGTTAAAGAGGGGGATTGGGCGAGGGTAGAGGATGAGCTTGCGAAAATCAGAAAACTTGCCAACGGGTGTATCTTAAAGCTTATTTTTGAGTGCTGCTATTTAACAGAGGAAGAAAAGAGAGCTCTCTGCAAACTCGCCGTTGAAACGGGATGGGACTACCTTAAGACCTCTACAGGCTATGGAAGTTACGGAGCTACAACGGAAGACGTAGAGCTCTTAGTCTCTTGCGCAAGAAGCAAGGCAAAGGTAAAAGCTGCAGGAGGAATAAGAACATTACAGGATGCAAAGAAATTCATTGAGCTGGGAGCAGACAGAATTGGAACAAGCTCAGCTACAAGAATCGCAGAAGAGGTGTTGCATAGTAGGGAAGTTTGA
- a CDS encoding pseudouridine synthase translates to MRLNKFLAYAGLGARRKVEEIIKQGRVTVNGEVVESPAYDVDPKKDVVKVDGERVRLPRKFVYIMFNKPQGVLTAMERAPGDKRPIVADFFRKYPVRLFPVGRLDYNTEGLLIMTNDGELADRLAHPRYHVPKTYIAKVKGRVTPAEIERMKKGALLVDDKGERFFIKPLDVKLLKPTKTGRNTYVQITIDSGKNRVVRRFFDRFDHGVLKLKRIAIGPLKLGDLPKGAYRELTPEEVKKLRKAAGLEE, encoded by the coding sequence ATGCGTTTGAATAAATTCCTTGCGTATGCTGGACTTGGTGCAAGACGTAAAGTTGAGGAGATAATAAAGCAGGGAAGAGTAACCGTTAACGGTGAAGTAGTTGAAAGCCCTGCCTACGACGTTGACCCGAAAAAGGACGTTGTAAAGGTTGACGGAGAGAGGGTAAGACTACCGAGGAAGTTCGTTTACATAATGTTCAATAAGCCTCAGGGCGTCTTAACGGCTATGGAGAGAGCCCCCGGCGACAAGCGTCCAATCGTTGCAGACTTCTTCAGGAAGTATCCCGTTAGGCTCTTCCCCGTCGGAAGGCTTGACTACAACACCGAAGGCCTCCTCATAATGACGAACGACGGAGAGCTTGCCGATAGGCTCGCCCACCCCCGCTATCACGTTCCAAAGACCTACATAGCCAAGGTCAAAGGTAGGGTAACGCCGGCAGAGATTGAGAGGATGAAGAAGGGAGCTCTCTTAGTTGACGACAAGGGTGAGAGGTTCTTCATAAAGCCCCTTGACGTTAAGCTCCTAAAGCCCACAAAGACCGGCAGAAATACCTACGTCCAGATAACCATAGACAGCGGTAAGAACCGCGTCGTCAGGCGTTTCTTTGACAGGTTTGACCACGGTGTCCTTAAGCTAAAGAGAATAGCCATAGGGCCTCTGAAACTTGGAGACCTTCCTAAGGGGGCTTACAGGGAACTTACTCCGGAGGAGGTTAAGAAACTAAGGAAGGCTGCAGGGCTGGAAGAGTAA
- the ribF gene encoding riboflavin biosynthesis protein RibF, which yields MEQAQLQESQKRCCIVGKFETFHRGHRKLIERAKELCDKVLIVSIKKEKFTVFSEEERKEIAKGLSVELLNLPFSAVRELSPQEFFQFLKRNGCQVLIVGEDWRFGKDRKGNVRTAKELGEKFGIEVITVQTEKANGEKIATSRIKELLKEGKVEEANKLLGFSYFCLGTVTPGDRLGRDLGYPTLNVHPQKEILLPNGVYEVALTLDGETLRGIANLGVRPTVSNGVERRLEVHVPDRELPELYGKKVKVEFIRFIRPEKRFNSIEELKKQIKFDVENLKRYWRDNVGRAAEV from the coding sequence TTGGAACAAGCTCAGCTACAAGAATCGCAGAAGAGGTGTTGCATAGTAGGGAAGTTTGAAACCTTCCACAGGGGACACAGGAAGCTGATTGAAAGAGCAAAGGAGCTCTGCGATAAGGTTCTCATCGTATCCATCAAGAAGGAAAAGTTTACCGTCTTTTCTGAAGAGGAAAGAAAAGAGATTGCGAAAGGATTGAGTGTGGAGCTCCTTAACTTGCCATTTTCAGCCGTTAGGGAACTCTCACCTCAGGAGTTTTTCCAGTTCCTTAAAAGGAACGGTTGCCAAGTTCTAATCGTCGGAGAGGACTGGCGGTTTGGTAAAGACAGAAAGGGTAACGTCAGAACGGCAAAGGAGCTTGGAGAAAAGTTCGGGATTGAGGTCATAACCGTTCAGACGGAAAAAGCAAACGGTGAAAAGATAGCCACCAGTAGGATAAAGGAGCTCCTCAAAGAAGGAAAAGTGGAAGAGGCTAATAAACTCTTGGGCTTTAGCTACTTCTGCTTAGGGACAGTTACTCCGGGCGACAGGTTAGGTAGGGACTTAGGCTACCCGACACTTAACGTTCACCCACAAAAAGAGATACTCCTTCCTAACGGCGTCTATGAGGTTGCCCTTACACTAGACGGAGAAACGCTAAGAGGAATTGCAAACTTAGGCGTAAGGCCGACGGTATCTAACGGCGTAGAAAGGAGGCTTGAAGTTCACGTGCCGGACAGGGAACTGCCGGAGCTCTACGGCAAAAAGGTAAAAGTTGAGTTCATAAGGTTCATTAGACCAGAAAAACGGTTTAACTCCATTGAAGAGCTGAAAAAACAGATTAAATTTGATGTAGAAAATCTAAAACGCTATTGGAGGGATAACGTTGGAAGAGCAGCAGAAGTTTAA